In Rana temporaria chromosome 3, aRanTem1.1, whole genome shotgun sequence, a single window of DNA contains:
- the LOC120930393 gene encoding uncharacterized protein LOC120930393 produces MASSSDESAHSTHVMDNPSPEFPDIILTEPGPVSPSMSLGDETQILFSQDLTQTLTIEPPPSQQSTQRKRPNKDPIPAKVASKKKTKERNDNFPIDPTDFATEDVIQYVQERPSLWDKSHRKHHDNTCTRRKWEEIYVKLFPDFASYSEKLQDTIAELVEKRWRSVRDSFFKWVRESNLPSGSGAKKTTYKHAKRLSFLTKVQELRATSTNTGCLPTPAEPTAQPEAILDEENPQPAQGGSQHQPPTVTSSLRSSIRHSSKKGRDNQMSQCMLDGIDKLENICTSKFLHLDVRVLRLEGMIGGPPPSPSRDFLMTLIPYMERMSEEQQAVYKQQLIKFTHEFLNPPPTQAPMYPPASPSFPQQPRSRPYSSYVRPYNETFETEEGQTYRRI; encoded by the exons ATGGCAAGTTCAAGTGATGAAAGCGCACACTCTACACATGTCATGGAT AATCCAAGTCCGGAATTTCCTGACATAATTTTAACAGAGCCTGGACCTGTGAGT CCTTCTATGTCCTTGGGAGATGAAACCCAAATACTATTTTCACAGGACTTGACCCAAACACTGACTATTGAg CCACCTCCAtctcaacagtctacacagagaaagAGGCCAAACAAAGACCCTATCCCTGCCAAGGTGGCCAGCAAG aaaaaaacaaaagaaagaaatgaCAATTTTCCTATTGACCCTACGGACTTTGCCACAGAGGATGTAATCCAGTATGTCCAAGAGAGGCCTTCTCTGTGGGACAAATCCCACAGGAAACACCATGACAACACCTGTACAAGAAGAAAGTGGGAGGAAATTTATGTAAAATTATTTCCAGATTTTGCTTCCTATTCAGAAAAATTGCAGGATACCATTG CAGAACTGGTCGAGAAGAGATGGCGTTCTGTCCGGGACAGCTTCTTCAAATGGGTCAGAGAATCAAATCTACCTAGTGGATCGGGAGCAAAAAAGACCACCTACAAACATGCCAAGAGATTGTCTTTTTTGACAAAGGTCCAGGAATTGAGGGC aACATCTACAAATACGGGTTGCTTGCCTACCCCTGCTGAACCAACAGCTCAACCTGAGGCCATTCTGGATGAAGAGAACCCTCAACCTGCGCAGGGTGGATCTCAACATCAACCACCTACAGTCACCAGTAGTCTTCGCTCCTCCATCCGCCATTCATCCAAAAAAGGAAGGGACAATCAAATGTCCCAATGCATGCTGGATGGCATTGATAAATTGGAGAACATTTGCACATCCAAATTTTTACATTTGGATGTGCGTGTTCTTCGATTAGAAGGCATGATTGGaggcccccccccaagcccctcaAGGGATTTCTTAATGACCCTAATACCCTATATGGAGAGGATGAGTGAGGAGCAGCAGGCTGTTTATAAACAGCAGCTTATCAAATTTACACATGAATTCCTTAACCCCCCACCCACCCAAGCACCTATGTATCCACCTGCATCACCCTCCTTTCCACAGCAACCCAGAAGTCGGCCATATAGCTCATATGTCCGACCTTACAATGAAACCTTTGAGACAGAGGAAGGGCAAACATACCGTAGAATTTAA